Proteins encoded in a region of the Fundulus heteroclitus isolate FHET01 unplaced genomic scaffold, MU-UCD_Fhet_4.1 scaffold_50, whole genome shotgun sequence genome:
- the LOC105918578 gene encoding uncharacterized protein LOC105918578 produces the protein MLLRVLFGGEQKYVKLSDLTFDAFVREVCLKFNIPEGRQQDLKVYDQSDTEVDVDVFDEIVDQSPGTFRVMLSNKEDPGAVLSSSSSSSVASDDTIILNFTTCDPSEEEATAEGSQPKRPCHINYEAKALIEKILTTKPGGERIMQEYARTKCLTDATRRQMINILTAAMTEAHGSSPPKSVRVMYAQGIVALFPYLEDPFSKHGYEHYYDPESGSGYLAWRLKTIQRKTAEERGASGSKSPKSGGPGHGQSRVFTAVKVLSDEEVEAAIAVLKHSADDDTVREKMKATFHYRHSMVNDEKKAANVFSVFPRFLDTPGLIEQDFRLLFGEGTANKFLEKWPTSLKSKVIKESHGLVPTNELLNLLRNAELAAEAENGWDSDMSAILLLLHLLPPSAQGRKRPGKMSASQAVDHLIRFLKVGTSVQLHLDKITHRTQPYLLAQGSIQSSIHTFFIVIDNYAIPCKATCSVGALDELFKAHYVFGTSYSAPLTNFFTFLQTTVYNINVGETKETPRVAELRARMLH, from the exons atGCTGCTGCGTGTTTTGTTTGGTGGGGAGCAGAAGTACGTGAAACTTTCTGATCTAACATTTGATGCATTCGTGAGAGAAG tgtGCCTGAAATTTAACATTCCAGAAGGCAGACAGCAAGATCTGAAGGTGTATGACCAGTCTGATACAGAAGTTGATGTAGATGTTTTTGATGAAATAGTGGATCAGTCACCTGGAACCTTTCGAGTTATGTTGAGCAACAAAGAAGATCCTG GTGCTGttctatcatcatcatcttcatcttcagtCGCATCTGATGATACTATCATTCTGAATTTCACAACGTGTGACCCATCAGAAGAAGAAGCCACTGCTGAAGGAAGTCAACCTAAAAGGCCATGTCACATAAATTATGAGGCGAAAGCG TTGATTGAAAAAATCTTGACAACTAAGCCTGGTGGTGAGCGTATCATGCAAGAGTATGCAAGAACTAAATGCTTGACAGATGCAACCAGAAGACAGATGATAAACATCCTTACAGCTGCAATGACAGAAGCACATGG ATCATCCCCTCCTAAAAGCGTCAGAGTGATGTATGCTCAGGGGATCGTTGCCCTATTTCCCTATCTGGAGGACCCGTTTTCAAAACATGGATAT GAGCATTACTATGATCCAGAGAGCGGTTCAGGATACCTTGCATGGCGTTTAAAGACCAttcaaagaaaaactgcagaGGAAAGGGGTGCCTCAGGTAGCAAATCTCCTAAAA gtgGTGGACCAGGCCATGGTCAGTCCAGGGTTTTCACTGCTGTAAAAGTGCTGTCAGATGAGGAAGTGGAAGCAGCTATTGCTGTTTTGAAACACTCTGCTGATGATGACACTGTCCGTGAGAAGATGAAGGCTACCTTCCATTACCGTCATTCAATGGTCAATGATGAAAAGAAAGCAGCAAATGTCTTCTCTGTCTTTCCACGGTTTCTGGACACCCCAGGACTG aTAGAACAAGATTTCAGACTCCTGTTTGGCGAAGGCACTGCCAACAAATTTTTGGAGAAGTGGCCCACCAGTCTCAAATCCAAGGTTATAAAGGAAAGCCATGGCCTGGTACCCACCAATGAGCTCTTGAATTTATTGCGGAATGCAGAGTTGGCTGCTGAAGCTGAGAATG GTTGGGATAGTGACATGTCTGCTATTTTGCTTCTGCTGCATCTGCTACCACCATCTGCACAAGGACGAAAGAGGCCGGGTAAGATGTCTGCATCTCAAGCAGTGGATCACCTCATCAGATTTCTAAAG gttGGAACCAGTGTACAACTGCATCTTGACAAGATCACGCATCGTACCCAACCCTACCTCCTTGCCCAGGGATCCATCCAAAGCAGTATTCACACATTCTTCATTGTGATTGACAACTATGCTATTCCATGTAAGGCAACATGTTCAGTTGGAGCTCTTGATGAGCTCTTTAAGGCCCATTATGTGTTTGGTACGTCATACAGTGCTCCCTTGACCAACTTCTTCACCTTTCTCCAAACAACTGTTTACAACATAAATGTTGGAGAAACAAAGGAAACTCCCAGAGTTGCCGAGTTGAGGGCAAGAATGCTCCATTAG